From a region of the Theobroma cacao cultivar B97-61/B2 chromosome 8, Criollo_cocoa_genome_V2, whole genome shotgun sequence genome:
- the LOC108663118 gene encoding G-type lectin S-receptor-like serine/threonine-protein kinase At5g35370 yields MGSFLFFIVGFLFFPSVYGTSFSEFVYPNFSASYFHFIDKGGAFLFSRNGTFKAAIHNPEAQTNFYLCVIHVESNTIIWSANRDSPISNSGKINLTITGISIADPDGNLKWSTPQLQATVYALLLTEMGNLVLLDQFNGSLWESFHYPTDTIVIGQQLPVGANLSSAVSENNLSAGDHRFMISASDAILQWHGQAYWKLSMDTKAYMNSNYVVEYMAINKTGFYLFGHNGSAVVIQVNLLLTSFRIAKLDVSGQFTVSSFSGGKWVQEFVGPIDVCRIPTICGKMGLCLGDSTSNASTCSCPSDFHSASHNIDGCLPSDRSYSLPTACDSTKNFSETNSSAVSYLSLGSGMNYFSLVFSQPIRYGVNLSVCQDLCFGDCACLGIFYDNSSGSCYVLENDLGSIIWSDTVENDLWGYVKVLFGPTSTDSGGNNGFSNQRKEFPIAAIVLLPFTGFFLLAALGFLWWKRLILNRTGEIKLGHLNSVSSGDLDAFYIPGLPQKFDYEELEVATDNFKTKIGSGGFGAVYKGTLPDKTVVAVKKITNPGIQGKKEFCTEIAVIGNIHHVNLVKLRGFCAQGGQRFLVYEYMNRGSLDRTLFGSGPVLEWQERFDIALGTARGLTYLHSGCEHKIIHCDVKPENILLHDHFQAKISDFGLSKLLSPEQSSLFTTMRGTRGYLAPEWLTNSAISEKTDVYSFGMVLLELVSGRKNCSLKSQSHSIDVTNSGGGNSSSSSVMGLVYFPLFALEMHEQGRYLDLADPRLEGRVTNKEVEKLVRVALCCVHEEPALRPGMATVVGMLEGGIPLGQPRVESLNFLRFYGRRFTEASMIEEENGNSDFMLYQQANASQSSTTGSNTCFSYVSSQQISGPR; encoded by the coding sequence ATGGGATCCTTCTTATTCTTTATCGTTGGTTTCCTGTTCTTTCCTTCTGTCTATGGTACTTCTTTCTCAGAATTTGTCTACCCAAATTTCAGTGCTTCATACTTTCATTTCATTGACAAAGGTGGAGCATTCTTGTTCTCTCGTAATGGAACATTCAAAGCTGCTATCCATAATCCTGAAGCTCAAACCAACTTTTACTTGTGCGTTATACATGTTGAATCCAATACCATCATCTGGTCAGCTAATCGTGATTCTCCTATCTCGAACTCTGGTAAAATAAATCTTACAATCACAGGAATTAGCATTGCTGATCCGGATGGTAATCTCAAATGGTCAACTCCACAGTTACAAGCAACAGTTTATGCCTTACTGCTGACTGAGATGGGTAACCTTGTTCTGCTTGATCAATTTAATGGTTCGCTTTGGGAGAGCTTCCACTATCCAACAGATACAATTGTAATTGGACAACAGCTTCCAGTTGGGGCAAATCTGTCAAGTGCTGTATCAGAAAATAACTTGTCAGCTGGTGATCACAGATTCATGATTAGTGCTTCTGATGCAATATTGCAATGGCATGGACAGGCATATTGGAAACTGTCAATGGATACCAAGGCCTATATGAATTCAAATTATGTAGTGGAGTATATGGCAATAAACAAAACAGGCTTTTATCTCTTTGGTCACAATGGATCAGCTGTTGTAATTCAGGTTAACTTGTTGCTGACCAGCTTCCGGATTGCCAAGTTGGATGTTTCAGGTCAGTTTACTGTGAGTAGTTTTTCTGGTGGTAAATGGGTTCAGGAATTTGTTGGGCCAATTGATGTTTGTCGAATTCCAACCATCTGTGGCAAAATGGGATTGTGTCTGGGTGACTCTACCTCAAATGCCTCCACTTGTTCATGTCCATCTGATTTCCATTCAGCCTCACATAATATTGATGGTTGTTTGCCAAGTGATCGTTCTTATTCCCTACCGACtgcttgtgattcaaccaagAACTTTAGTGAGACAAATTCTTCGGCTGTTTCATATCTGAGTCTAGGTTCTGgtatgaattatttttctcttgttttctctcAGCCTATAAGATATGGTGTGAATTTATCAGTTTGTCAAGATTTATGCTTCGGGGACTGTGCTTGCTTGGGAATTTTCTATGATAATTCTTCTGGCTCTTGCTATGTGCTTGAAAATGACTTAGGCTCCATCATATGGAGTGATACAGTTGAAAATGATCTTTGGGGCTATGTTAAAGTACTTTTTGGACCTACTTCAACAGATTCCGGTGGCAACAATGGTTTTAGCAATCAAAGAAAAGAGTTTCCCATAGCTGCTATTGTGCTCTTACCTTTCACCGGGTTTTTTCTGTTAGCTGCTCTAGGATTTCTCTGGTGGAAAAGATTGATACTAAACAGAACTGGAGAGATAAAATTGGGCCACCTAAACTCAGTTTCTTCAGGAGATCTGGATGCCTTCTACATTCCAGGCTTGCCACAAAAGTTTGATTATGAAGAGCTAGAGGTGGCTACTGATAATTTTAAGACCAAAATAGGGTCGGGTGGGTTTGGTGCTGTATACAAAGGTACACTTCCTGATAAAACCGTTGTCGCAGTCAAGAAGATAACAAATCCAGGCAtccaaggaaaaaaagaattctGTACAGAAATTGCAGTAATTGGAAATATTCACCATGTCAATTTGGTCAAATTGAGAGGATTTTGTGCCCAAGGGGGACAACGGTTCTTGGTGTATGAGTATATGAACCGGGGCTCACTGGACCGAACCCTCTTTGGGAGTGGGCCGGTCTTAGAATGGCAAGAGAGATTTGATATAGCACTTGGAACAGCTCGTGGACTTACATACTTGCACAGTGGCTGTGAACATAAGATCATTCATTGCGATGTCAAACCAGAAAATATTCTCTTGCATGATCATTTTCAGGCAAAGATCTCCGATTTTGGGCTCTCAAAGCTTCTAAGCCCTGAACAATCCAGTCTGTTCACAACAATGAGAGGCACTCGTGGCTATCTTGCACCTGAATGGCTTACTAACTCTGCGATTTCTGAAAAAACTGATGTTTATAGTTTTGGGATGGTACTGCTTGAATTAGTGAGTGGAAGAAAAAATTGCTCATTGAAATCACAAAGTCATAGCATCGATGTTACCAACAGCGGTGGAGGCAACTCCTCGTCCTCGTCAGTGATGGGATTGGTTTACTTTCCACTATTTGCACTAGAGATGCATGAACAAGGTAGATACTTGGATCTGGCAGATCCAAGACTTGAGGGGCGGGTAACAAATAAGGAGGTGGAGAAATTAGTGCGTGTTGCTTTGTGTTGTGTTCATGAGGAGCCAGCACTGAGGCCAGGTATGGCCACTGTTGTTGGGATGCTGGAAGGTGGGATTCCTTTAGGTCAGCCTAGAGTGGAATCCTTGAATTTTTTGCGCTTCTATGGCCGCAGATTTACTGAGGCTTCCATGATAGAAGAGGAAAATGGGAATAGTGATTTCATGCTATACCAACAGGCAAATGCTTCTCAAAGCAGTACAACTGGCTCAAACACTTGCTTTTCTTATGTCTCTTCACAACAAATCTCTGGCCCTAGATAA
- the LOC18592294 gene encoding DIS3-like exonuclease 2 produces the protein MRGGSGVAEQSMIVERVEDADKEKKKKRRSNRRSKHNSVNEARVESSDSLKNGDKTKSLTQSMSSSSSSKQQGLETALNEQTPGRASDFAFSSMPTMHINEQVGSGCGDADDDVGGRTFSKSCPEPISLAGSSKVCIDGFFPFHQVEGFARKELFAPYWPIEAVNKALEKGEAFKALFRVNAHNRLEAYCKIDGVPTDVLISGVSSQNRAVEGDIVVIKVDPLGLWTKMKGSTGSSNNSAQVEEYNLVQEVDGLAGNSYKGKGKVDADCEYAHCKSGVLLEKGVYDEAGMTRTAAFNNVNGHYQSSSDSSHMGFFPGQNEGMNSVDRLAAMTSQFSLKRPTGRVVAIVEKSPRRDAIVGFLNVKQWFSYRELYRKDAKKNSAIFDREYVTLTPTDPRFPKMIVYVRDLPDRIKKRLEDGDETIEMELVAAQIEDWSAESPFPQARVSHSFGRGGELEPQINAILYQNAILCTDFPPLVLSCLPNIPWEIPMEEFQSRKDLRDLCVFTIDPSTASDLDDALSVERLSNGSFRIGVHIADVSYFVLPNTALDKEAQIRSTSVYMLHRKIQMLPSLLSEKLCSLNPGVDRLAFSIFWDLNSMGDVLDRWIGRTVIRSCCKLSYQHAQDIIEGTIDVEKFNTLEGYPQLYGQFEWTDVVRSVKCLHEISKTLMGKRFNDGALQLESSKVVYLFDECGVPYDCRLSERMDSNFLIEEFMLLANMTAAEVISRAFPASALLRRHPEPNMRKLKEFEAFCHKNGLALDTSSSGQFHQSLEKIREKLKDDSVLFDILISYASKPMQLATYFCSGELKDNLNDWGHYALAVPLYTHFTSPLRRYPDIVVHRTLAAVIEAEELYLKHRGLLKVNNGEEVLRRCFTGIYFDKEAAASPQGKEALSIAALNHGIPSPELLADVAAYSNERKLASRHAEDACEKLSMWVLLKKKEIFLSDARVLGLGPRFMSVYIQKLAIERRIYYDEVEGLNVEWLESTSTLVLNLSGHRRVFKRGGLQHYMALGNVAWVVNPYDLSVETGSVDDCDATCMGNNGVAFPDSEPISKSWVDPGTFPLTVRLLSTIPVALYAIGGDDGPLEIGVRLYMSSYLK, from the exons atgagGGGTGGAAGCGGCGTTGCGGAGCAATCTATGATTGTTGAGAGGGTGGAGGATGCTGataaggagaagaagaagaaacgcCGATCTAATCGTCGATCCAAACATAACTCAG TGAATGAAGCACGTGTGGAATCATCGGATAGCTTGAAAAATGgagacaaaacaaaaagtttgaCACAATCTATgagttcttcttcttcatcaaaACAACAAGGATTGGAGACTGCTTTGAATGAGCAGACTCCTGGTAGAGCATCCGATTTTGCTTTTAGTTCCATGCCTACGATGCATATAAATGAACAAGTTGGCTCTGGTTGTGGtgatgctgatgatgatgttgGTGGAAGAACTTTTTCAAAGTCGTGTCCTGAACCAATTTCCTTGGCAGGATCATCTAAAGTGTGCATAGAtggtttttttcctttccaccAGGTTGAGGGTTTTGCTCGAAAGGAATTGTTCGCTCCATATTGGCCTATAGAGGCTGTAAACAAGGCATTAGAG AAAGGGGAAGCTTTTAAAGCATTGTTTCGTGTGAATGCTCACAATCGACTTGAG GCATATTGCAAAATTGACGGGGTACCTACAGATGTTCTCATCAGTGGAGTTTCTTCACAGAATAGAGCT GTTGAGGGAGATATTGTGGTTATTAAGGTTGATCCTTTGGGATTGTGGACAAAGATGAAAGGGTCAACTGGGTCCTCAAACAATTCTGCACAGGTAGAAGAGTATAATTTAGTCCAAGAAGTCGATGGACTGGCTGGTAATAGCTACAAGGGTAAAGGTAAGGTAGATGCAGATTGTGAGTATGCTCATTGTAAAAGTGGAGTACTCCTTGAGAAAGGTGTTTATGATGAGGCAGGAATGACTAGAACGGCAGCATTCAATAATGTTAATGGGCATTACCAATCTAGTTCAGATTCATCGCATATGGGTTTTTTTCCTGGGCAGAATGAAGGCATGAATTCAGTGGATAGGTTGGCTGCCATGACTAGTCAATTTTCCCTGAAACGACCAACTGGGAGGGTTGTAGCAATTGTTGAAAAGTCTCCTCGACGAGATGCTATTGTTGGTTTTCTTAATGTTAAGCAGTGGTTTTCTTATCGAGAACTTTATAGAAAAGATGCAAAGAAAAATTCGGCAATTTTTGACCGTGAGTATGTTACATTGACCCCAACTGATCCAAGATTTCCCAAAATGATTGTTTATGTGAGAGACTTACCAGACCGCATAAAGAAAAGGTTGGAAGATGGTGATGAAACAATTGAGATGGAGTTGGTAGCTGCTCAAATTGAAGATTGGAGTGCAGAAAGTCCTTTTCCACAAGCTCGTGTCTCTCATTCTTTTGGACGGGGTGGTGAGTTGGAACCACAGATCAATGCGATCCTATATCAAAATGCAATCCTGTGTACTGATTTTCCTCCTCTAGTGCTTTCTTGTCTTCCGAATATTCCTTGGGAAATCCCAATGGAGGAATTTCAAAGTAGAAAAGACCTTAGAGACTTGTGTGTATTTACTATTGACCCATCCACTGCATCTGATCTTGATGATGCTTTATCTGTTGAAAGGTTATCAAATGGCTCTTTTAGAATTGGTGTACACATTGCAGATGTGTCATACTTTGTGCTGCCAAACACTGCCTTAGACAAAGAAGCTCAGATTCGATCAACCAGTGTGTACATGTTGCATAGGAAGATACAGATGTTGCCATCATTGCTTTCAGAAAAGCTTTGTTCGCTTAATCCTGGAGTAGATAGGCTtgcattttctatattctGGGACTTAAACAGCATGGGGGATGTTTTGGACCGTTGGATTGGCCGTACAGTTATAAGGTCTTGTTGTAAGCTTTCATATCAGCATGCTCAAGACATAATCGAAGGGACAATTGATGTGGAGAAATTTAATACTTTAGAAGGTTATCCGCAGTTGTATGGCCAATTTGAATGGACTGATGTTGTTAGATCTGTTAAATGTCTtcatgaaatttcaaaaactttgATGGGGAAAAGATTTAATGATGGTGCTCTACAGCTTGAAAGCTCCAAAGTTGTTTACTTATTTGATGAATGTGGAGTTCCATATGATTGCAGGCTAAGTGAGAGGATGGATTCAAATTTTCTCATTGAAGAGTTCATGCTTTTGGCAAATATGACAGCTGCAGAAGTAATATCGAGAGCTTTTCCAGCTAGTGCATTATTGCGGAGGCATCCTGAACCTAATATGAGAAAGCTCAAAGAGTTTGAAGCTTTTTGTCACAAAAATGGTCTAGCATTAGATACTTCCTCTTCTGGCCAGTTTCATCAATCCTTGGAGAAAATAAGGGAAAAACTCAAGGATGATTCTGTTCTTTTCGATATTCTCATCTCATATGCTTCAAAACCGATGCAATTGGCTACTTACTTCTGCAGTGGTGAGTTAAAAGATAATTTGAATGATTGGGGTCACTATGCATTGGCTGTTCCTCTCTATACACATTTTACTTCACCACTACGTCGGTATCCAGACATTGTGGTACATCGGACATTGGCTGCTGTAATTGAAGCTGAGGAGTTGTATCTAAAGCATAGAGGGTTGCTTAAAGTCAACAATGGTGAGGAAGTGCTAAGAAGGTGTTTCACTGGAATTTATTTTGACAAGGAGGCTGCAGCCTCTCCACAAGGGAAAGAAGCATTATCAATTGCTGCATTGAATCATGGAATTCCTTCCCCTGAACTCCTTGCTGATGTTGCTGCATATAGCAATGAAAGAAAGCTGGCCAGTAGGCATGCTGAGGATGCCTGTGAGAAACTCTCTATGTGGGTTTTgctgaagaaaaaagag ATTTTTTTGTCTGATGCTAGAGTATTGGGACTGGGGCCAAGATTTATGTCTGTTTACATCCAGAAGCTGGCT ATTGAGCGAAGAATATACTATGATGAAGTTGAAGGGTTAAATGTAGAATGGCTTGAGTCTACCTCAACGTTGGTGCTTAATTTATCTGGCCACAGACGAGTGTTCAAGAGAGGTGGCCTACAGCATTACATGGCTTTAGGAAATGTTGCATGGGTTGTGAATCCTTATGATCTAAGTGTGGAAACAGGTAGTGTTGATGACTGTGATGCAACATGCATGGGGAATAACGGGGTGGCATTCCCAGATTCAGAGCCAATTTCAAAATCTTGGGTTGATCCTGGAACTTTTCCTCTAACGGTGCGTCTGCTTTCAACAATTCCTGTGGCATTATATGCAATTGGTGGTGATGATGGACCCCTTGAGATT
- the LOC18592293 gene encoding putative transglycosylase H16_A0665 gives MAAAAATYSSIILGKTPVFHFKNPQKLFSKTLIFYSHKSLAPSNSLHSQRVNSLHPKSSTQTRHPIQELLLLLAFSLTLLCFRLFSNALLPDFPLRWQSLIAFSHEAEAQTKAYPKHLWEAIVAYEDRRFFRHFGLDPVGIGRAVLSFSALGGGSTITQQLVKNTFLKNERTFLRKILEMVLALALERTMSKQGILSSYVCKIYWGHGINGIESASNLYFGKHPSLLSLAESAMLAGLIPAPELRSPLRDKSSGKTFQARVLKRMVEVGSLDIETALSIVRQPHYLHLNRPENTDGLSYLFSFFGLGLGENNKLNQAGKESTCEGTWDWERESKIWEVREEMERWAAKVQVPCRTSVKASRLK, from the exons AtggctgctgctgctgctacTTACAGCTCTATTATTCTTGGCAAAACCCCAGtttttcacttcaaaaaccCACAAAAGCTCTTCAGTAAAACCCTGATTTTTTATTCTCACAAATCTCTAGCCCCCTCAAACTCGTTGCATTCCCAACGAGTCAACTCACTTCACCCAAAATCCTCCACTCAGACTCGTCATCCCATCCAAGAACTACTCCTTCTCCTCGCTTTCTCATTGACCCTTTTGTGTTTTCGTCTTTTCTCCAATGCCCTTTTGCCCGATTTCCCTCTTCGTTGGCAAAGCCTCATTGCTTTCTCTCATGAAGCTGAAGCTCAAACCAAAGCTTATCCTAAACATCTATGGGAAGCCATTGTTGCTTATGAGGATCGTCGCTTCTTTAGACATTTTGGGCTCGACCCAGTTGGGATTGGTCGCGCTGTTTTGTCGTTTTCGGCTCTTGGGGGAGGCAGCACCATAACTCAGCAG CTTGTCAAGAATACTTTCCTGAAAAATGAGCGCACATTCTTGAGAAAGATCTTGGAGATGGTGTTGGCACTGGCATTAGAAAGGACAATGTCAAAACAAGGAATACTGAGCTCTTATGTTTGTAAG ATATACTGGGGGCATGGTATTAATGGCATTGAATCagcatcaaatttatattttggaAAGCATCCATCTCTCCTGAGTTTGGCAGAGTCTGCAATGCTTGCTGGACTTATACCTGCACCAGAGCTCAGATCACCACTCAGGGATAAGAGCAG TGGCAAGACCTTCCAAGCCAGAGTTTTGAAAAGGATGGTGGAAGTCGGCTCTCTTGATATTGAGACGGCACTTTCGATCGTGAGACAGCCACATTACCTGCATCTTAATAGGCCAGAAAACACAGATGGACTGTCATAcctgttttctttctttgggtTG GGACTTGGAGAGAACAACAAACTCAATCAAGCCGGTAAGGAATCAACATGCGAAGGTACATGGGACTGGGAAAGAGAAAGCAAAATATGGGAAGTACGTGAGGAGATGGAAAGATGGGCCGCAAAGGTTCAGGTTCCGTGCAGAACTTCAGTAAAAGCTTCTcgtttgaaatga